In Blastococcus saxobsidens DD2, the genomic stretch GCCAATACCGTGCGCTTCCACCTCGAGCGCCTCGTCGGCGAGGGGCTGGCGGAGCGTCAGACCGAGGAGCGCAGCGAACCCGGTCGCCCACGGCTGACCTTCACGGCGGCCGTGCCGCGGCCGGACCCGCCCCCCGATAGGCGCAACTATCGGTTGCTTGCCGACATCCTGATCAGCTATGTCACCGGGACGGCGGCCGATCCGGTCCAGGCCTCGGTCGAGGCGGGACGTGCGTGGGGGCACTACCTCACCGAGCGATCGGTGCCGTTCCAGCGCATCACCGAAGAAGAGGCGGTGATCCGTCTGCTCGGCCTCCTGGAGGAGGTCGGCTTCGCTCCCGAGCTGGCACCGGACGACCAGCGGCAGGTTCTGGTGCCCCACTGCCCCTTCCTGGAGATCGCCACGGCACACCGCGAGGTGATCTGCTCCATCCACCTGGGCCTTATGCAGGGCGCGCTGGCCGAGATGCGGGCGCCGGTGACCACCCACCGGCTGCGACCGTTCGTCGAGCCGTCCCTGTGCGTGGCCCATCTGGCGCCGGAGCCCGACGCTTCCCATCGGTGACACGGCCGGCCAACAGGCCGCAGATCGTGGTAAGCGGCGGGCTACACGAGTATTGGGGGACGCCCGGATGACGACGAGGATGCCCTCTTGTTCGTCCGGACGGCGAGGCGCCAGGCCCCTGCAGCTCGACCCTCCTCTTTCGTTCTCACTATCCTTGCTAGTAAAAACGGGTAGGGCTAGCGTCGGCCCTGTCGCGGAGTGTGGACGGCGCGGGACGACCGGTCGTGCACGTCCTGCGGTTCGCATCGGACCTCTCGGTGTTCCGAGGTAGTCCCCGCACCCACGTCCGAGGAGCCAACGTGACAGCCGAACCCAACAGAGCCCGTGGCCGTTGGGCGCCTACTGCTCCGACAGAGCTAGCCGAAGGTCCGCTGGCATGACGGCCATCGCGCCGCGGCCGATCGTGAGTCGGCCAAGCCCGGCGCACGAGCCGAATAAGGGCTCGCGGCTGTCGAACCTGCTGCGGACCACCGATCACAAGACCATCGGCCTGATGTACCTGGCTACGTCGATGGCGTTCTTCATGGTCGGTGGTCTGATGGCCATGCTGATCCGTGGCGAGCTGAGCCGGCCGGGGCTGCAGTTCCTATCGCCGGAGCAGTACAACCAGCTGTTCACGATGCACGGCACGGTCATGCTGCTGCTGTTCGCGACGCCGATGTTCTTCGCGTTCGCGAACCTCATCATGCCGCTGCAGATCGGCGCTCCCGACGTCGCCTTCCCGCGGCTGAACGCCCTCTCCTACTGGCTGTTCCTGTTCGGCAGCCTGATCGTGCTCTCTGGTTTTCTGACTCCCGGAGGGGCGGCGGATTTCGGTTGGACGGCCTACACCCCGCTCTCGACCGGCGTGCACTCCCCGGGCGCCGGCGGGAATCTCTGGATCGGCGGCCTGGCTGTCAGTGGCCTGGGCACGATTCTCGGTGCGGTCAACTTCATCACCACGATCGTCTGCCTCCGCGCACCCGGCATGACGATGTTCCGGATGCCGATCTTCACCTGGAACACGCTGATCACCAGCCTGCTCGTCCTGCTGGTCTTCCCGATCCTGACCGCCGCGCTCTTCGCCTTGCTCGCCGACCGCAACCTCGGCTCCCTCATCTACTCCGAGGAGATGGGCGGTCCGATGCTATGGCAGCACCTGTTCTGGTACTTCGGGCACCCCGAGGTCTACATCATCGCGCTGCCGTTCTTTGGCATCGTCACCGAGATCGTCCCCGTATTCGCCCGTAAGCCGCTGTTCGGCTACAAGGGCATGATCGGCGCGACCTTGGCCATCGGCTTCCTCTCACTGGGCGTGTGGGCGCACCACATGTTCGCCACCGGCGCGGTGCTACTGCCCTTCTTCAGCTTCCTCTCCTACCTGATCGCGGTACCCACCGGGCTGAAGTTCTTCAATTGGATCGGCACCATGTGGCGCGGCCAGCTGACCTTCGAGACGCCGATGCTCTGGTCGATCGGCTTCATGGTCACCTTCCTGCTCGGCGGGCTCACCGGGGTCCTGCTGGCCAGCCCACCACTGGACTGGCACGTCCATGACACCTACTTCGTCGTCGCCCACTTCCACTACGTCGTCTTCGGCACCGTGGTCTTCTCCGTCTTCGCCGGCATCTTCTTCTGGTTCCCCAAGATCCGCGGCCGGATGTTGGACGAGCGACTGGGCAAGCTGCAGTTCTGGATGACATTCATCGGCTTCCACGGCACCTTCCTGGTGCAGCACTGGCTAGGCAACAAGGGCATGCCGCGGCGCTACGCCGACTACCTGCCCACCGACGGCTTCACCACCCTGAACGTGGCGTCGACGATCTTCTCGTTCGTGCTAGGCGCCTCGATGATCCCGTTCTTGTTCAACGTGGCGAAGTCCTGGAAGCACGGCCAGCTCGCGCTGCGCGACGACCCGTGGGGTGCCGGGAACTCCCTGGAGTGGGCCACATCCTCACCCCCGCCGCGACACAACTTCGTCGAGATCCCGCAGATCCGGTCCGAGCGCCCGGCTTTCGAGGCGCACTACCCCCATCTCAGGGAACGGCTGCAGAGCGAGGCCCATGCCGGTCGGCGACGTGAGCCGTACGCCAGCGAGTTGACAGCTGGCACTGGCTCCCGCCAGGGCCCAGCCGACCCCGACCCCACCTGACGGATGCAAGGGCCCGGCCGGGATCAAGTCCCAACATGGAACTTGATCCCGGCCGGGCCCTTCGACGCGCTGAGCGACGAGGTAGCCTCCGGTTTCGTTCGACCGTCAGCCTGATGTCGACAGAGCAGGAGGCGCATCGCACGATCTCGCCGACGGCGTTGGCCTTCCGCGGACGCGGCGGCGCGCGGCGTGGCTACATTCAGCCAGCCTGCCCACGACGGGCCTGGACCCATGCGTGGAGGTCGTCGCGGCGGCCGAGGACGCGGCGGCCGAGGCGGAAGCTGTGCGGCCCGGTGCCGAGGTGACGCCAGTACCGAAGGGTGGCGACGGGAGCGCGTAGCACTTCGGCGGCCTCGCTGATGGTAAACAGGTCGGGCTGCTCGGCGGTGTGCTCGGTCATGGCTGTCTCCAGGTTGGCGGGAAGGTCACGTCGCGCACTTCTAAAGGCGCCGTTTCACGACCCTTGGTGACAGCCCACAGCCAACTTCTTCAGTCTGCCGAAGTCGTTGAGCCAGGAGTTGGCGCGCTCGACGACCCAGCGGCGGCCGACCTGGATCGGCGCGGGGGTGCCGCGGTGGGCGGTCTCGCCGACCAGCCCGCGCTCTTCCCCAGGGTGGGTTCGGAGGTTAGCCTTCCCTAATCCGATGATGGCCGGCGTCTGTGAGGGCATCGTGCGAGGACTGCCTCCAGCTCGCGCCGCGGTGGCGGCGGTGCTTGCTGGCGTGTGTTGCCTACCGTTCCTGGCCGGGGCGGCCGCCCCGGTAGCGGTGCCGGTGGCCGTCGGCGTCGGTGTTGTGATCTCTGCTCTGCTCCTCCTGCTGGGCCGGCCGGCCGGGAAGCACCATGGGTTCCGTTGATCCGGCTGTTCTCGCGCGTATTTCGCTGGCGCGCGCCCGTGTGGCCGCGCTGCTCACCTATCCCGACGGACTGTCAGCTGCTCCGCGTCTGACGACGGTGACGGTCAGCGCCGGCGATGACGGCAGCGCTGTCGTTCTGCTTCGGCCCGACTCGCCAGCTGCCCAGCAGCTGTTGGCCCGGCCCTTCGCGGTCCTGCAGGTTGCGCCGCAGGGCTGTGCGCGGGTCAGCCTTTACGGCGTCACCCGGCGGTTGCCCGACCGGGACGGAAGCGGTCGGGTGGCCTATCGGGTGGAAGCCGCTGCCGTGCGCCTCGGGGATCACGGCGAGATCAGCGTCGAGGCCTGCGCCTACGCCACTGCCTGCCGCGCGCCGCTTGGCCGTGAGGCCGTCGTGCTGCCCTTCCCACGGCCGGGCGCCTCCGAAGACGGCCCCACCACCGGTCTCGCCGCGCGGTACCCGGACCCGCCCGGACGCCGCATTCCTTGCACCCCCGACGAGCACCCCTGAGAGGCCACCATGCCCGATTCTCTGCCGATTCCCGGAGCCGACCTCGACCCCGCCCGGATGCCGGGGCACTGGCTGCTCGCCCGGCTGGGCAAGCGGGTACTCCGCCCGGGCGGGCGCGAGCTGACCGCCCAGATGCTCGACGCGCTGGCCATCGGCCCGCGGGACCGCGTCGTCGAACTCGCACCCGGGCTCGGCACAACCACCCGGCTGGTACTTGCTCGTCATCCCGCCGCGTACACGGGTGTCGAGCGCGACCGGGCGGCCGCCGATCACGTGCGCCGGCTTTCCACCGGCCCCGACATCGACTGTCGGGTTGGTGACGCCGAGGACACC encodes the following:
- a CDS encoding helix-turn-helix transcriptional regulator, which gives rise to MDVPPDGRPAQEPARAGVSRQHILALLRATPGGLGVQDLAQQSGLHANTVRFHLERLVGEGLAERQTEERSEPGRPRLTFTAAVPRPDPPPDRRNYRLLADILISYVTGTAADPVQASVEAGRAWGHYLTERSVPFQRITEEEAVIRLLGLLEEVGFAPELAPDDQRQVLVPHCPFLEIATAHREVICSIHLGLMQGALAEMRAPVTTHRLRPFVEPSLCVAHLAPEPDASHR
- the ctaD gene encoding cytochrome c oxidase subunit I, translating into MTAIAPRPIVSRPSPAHEPNKGSRLSNLLRTTDHKTIGLMYLATSMAFFMVGGLMAMLIRGELSRPGLQFLSPEQYNQLFTMHGTVMLLLFATPMFFAFANLIMPLQIGAPDVAFPRLNALSYWLFLFGSLIVLSGFLTPGGAADFGWTAYTPLSTGVHSPGAGGNLWIGGLAVSGLGTILGAVNFITTIVCLRAPGMTMFRMPIFTWNTLITSLLVLLVFPILTAALFALLADRNLGSLIYSEEMGGPMLWQHLFWYFGHPEVYIIALPFFGIVTEIVPVFARKPLFGYKGMIGATLAIGFLSLGVWAHHMFATGAVLLPFFSFLSYLIAVPTGLKFFNWIGTMWRGQLTFETPMLWSIGFMVTFLLGGLTGVLLASPPLDWHVHDTYFVVAHFHYVVFGTVVFSVFAGIFFWFPKIRGRMLDERLGKLQFWMTFIGFHGTFLVQHWLGNKGMPRRYADYLPTDGFTTLNVASTIFSFVLGASMIPFLFNVAKSWKHGQLALRDDPWGAGNSLEWATSSPPPRHNFVEIPQIRSERPAFEAHYPHLRERLQSEAHAGRRREPYASELTAGTGSRQGPADPDPT
- a CDS encoding helix-turn-helix domain-containing protein, translated to MTEHTAEQPDLFTISEAAEVLRAPVATLRYWRHLGTGPHSFRLGRRVLGRRDDLHAWVQARRGQAG